A genomic segment from Necator americanus strain Aroian chromosome III, whole genome shotgun sequence encodes:
- a CDS encoding hypothetical protein (NECATOR_CHRIII.G12895.T1), whose product MGTGGRLVRCSGLILSRPGAVRFLTDMIACRISDGRTSGMTCPSSRHGEEASGHGCRKIRVKVVDDFLHPRSRCNGCFLWVPESSYPRPATGEVSTGIADAFSRLCIFSQHFCSSLYKVFLHRLSAKLREHGREFLVPCGSCCSTLAYQLKTFKRQASLGGFRTLSLLREVVKVINEPVIDAVH is encoded by the coding sequence atgggtactggcggaaggctcgtcaggtgttctggtcttattctgtcgagaccgggtgccgtacgatttcttactgacatgatagcatgtcgtatttcggacggaagaacctctggaatgacatgtccgtcttcccgtcatggtgaggaggcaagtggacatggctgtcgaaaaATCAGAGTAAAAGTCGTGGATGATTTCCTCCATCCCcgttctcgatgcaatggctgtttcctttgggttccggagagcagttaTCCTCGTcctgcgactggcgaagtctcgacgggcatagcggatgctttttcccgcctctgcatcttcagccagcacttctgctcttctctctatAAGGTCTTCCTtcatcgcctctctgcaaagcttcGCGAgcacggacgtgagttcttagTTCCCTGCGgttcgtgctgctccacgctggcgtatcagctcaagactttcaagagacaggcgtctcttggaggatttagaactctcagccttcttcgcgaaGTCGTGAAGGTgatcaacgagccggtcatcgATGCTGTCCAttga
- a CDS encoding hypothetical protein (NECATOR_CHRIII.G12895.T2): MTCPSSRHGEEASGHGCRKIRVKVVDDFLHPRSRCNGCFLWVPESSYPRPATGEVSTGIADAFSRLCIFSQHFCSSLYKVFLHRLSAKLREHGREFLVPCGSCCSTLAYQLKTFKRQASLGGFRTLSLLREVVKVINEPVIDAVH, encoded by the coding sequence atgacatgtccgtcttcccgtcatggtgaggaggcaagtggacatggctgtcgaaaaATCAGAGTAAAAGTCGTGGATGATTTCCTCCATCCCcgttctcgatgcaatggctgtttcctttgggttccggagagcagttaTCCTCGTcctgcgactggcgaagtctcgacgggcatagcggatgctttttcccgcctctgcatcttcagccagcacttctgctcttctctctatAAGGTCTTCCTtcatcgcctctctgcaaagcttcGCGAgcacggacgtgagttcttagTTCCCTGCGgttcgtgctgctccacgctggcgtatcagctcaagactttcaagagacaggcgtctcttggaggatttagaactctcagccttcttcgcgaaGTCGTGAAGGTgatcaacgagccggtcatcgATGCTGTCCAttga
- a CDS encoding hypothetical protein (NECATOR_CHRIII.G12896.T1), producing the protein MSVRNRTAPGLDRIRPEHLTSLPPVPINTLARLFTRYLSECKVPKQWKTSKTVLLYKKGDPHDIGNYRPICLLSIIYKLFTRVILNRIEKVLDEGQPCEQAGFRKGFSTIDHIHTVSKLIEVSREYKMPLCLTFIDLKKAFDCLGQPRRPYLVHKATLENAMRKLEWDDMGVKVDGRQLHHLRFGYDIVLITPSVSQAERMVIEFDETCGCIGLQLNLQKTMFMRNG; encoded by the exons atgtcagtaagaaatcgtacggcacccggtctcgacagaataagaccagaacacctgacgagccttccgccagtacccatcaacaccctggcgaggctctttacacgttatctgtcggaatgcaaggttcctaaacagtggaagaccagcaagaccgtgttgctgtataaaaagggagatccacatgacatcggcaactatcgcccaatctgcctactgtccatcatctacaagctctttacaagagtaatccttaataggattgaaaaagtcttggatgaaggacagccatgcgagcaagcagggtttcgaaaaggattcagcacgattgaccacattcacactgtttcgaaactcatcgaggtatcacgagagtataagatgccgctctgtctcaccttcatcgacttaaagaaggccttcgattgccttggacaaccaaggcgtccctatttagtacataaag ccaccctcgagaacgcaatgcgaaagttggaatgggacgacatgggagttaaggttgatggtcggcagctacaccatttgcggtTTGGTTATGACattgtactgataacacctagcgtcagccaagcggaacgaatggtgatagaattcgacgaaacatgtggatgcatcggtcttcagctgaatctacaaaagacgatgtttatgCGGAACGGAtag
- a CDS encoding hypothetical protein (NECATOR_CHRIII.G12897.T1), which yields MRKLEWDDMGVKVDGRQLHHLRFGYDIVLITPSVSQAERMVIEFDETCGCIGLQLNLQKTMFMRNG from the coding sequence atgcgaaagttggaatgggacgacatgggagttaaggttgatggtcggcagctacaccatttgcggtTTGGTTATGACattgtactgataacacctagcgtcagccaagcggaacgaatggtgatagaattcgacgaaacatgtggatgcatcggtcttcagctgaatctacaaaagacgatgtttatgCGGAACGGAtag
- a CDS encoding hypothetical protein (NECATOR_CHRIII.G12898.T2), producing the protein MNVSECTSYVYLGPGLNMMNDLTTKVGRKRRAAWGAYKSIEDVVKKTRNTRLRAHLFNTTVLPVLTYASETWAFRKQEENARSKTRDAAALAKKSKMRWAGHVMRFNDNRWTRAVSDWVPRDFKRTTGRPPTRWSDFFTKSFKEKYDALRVTREKRNQWVTLARDRDKWKN; encoded by the exons ATGAAcgtatccgaatgcaccagctacgtttatctgggtccaggattgaacatgatgaacgacttgACCACCAAGGTGGGCAGgaagagacgagcggcttggggagcgtacaagagcatcgaggatgtagtgaagaagaccaggaacacccggctccgtgctcacctcttcaacaccaccgtacttcctgttttgacctatgcttcggaaacctgggcatttcgcaagcaggaagaaaacgcg cgatcgaagaccAGAGACGCTGCTGCGTTGgccaagaaaagtaaaatgaggtgggccggacacgtgatgcgcttcaacgacaaccgttggaccagagccgtgagcgactgggttccccgcgattttaagcgcactacaggaagaccgccgacccgatggtcagatttcttcacaaagtccttcaaagaaaagtatgatgctcttcgtgtcacACGCGAAAAGAGGAATCAGTGGgttactctggcacgcgatcgggacaaatggaaaaattag
- a CDS encoding hypothetical protein (NECATOR_CHRIII.G12898.T1) has protein sequence MNVSECTSYVYLGPGLNMMNDLTTKVGRKRRAAWGAYKSIEDVVKKTRNTRLRAHLFNTTVLPVLTYASETWAFRKQEENAVSVIERAIERVMLGVPVSRK, from the coding sequence ATGAAcgtatccgaatgcaccagctacgtttatctgggtccaggattgaacatgatgaacgacttgACCACCAAGGTGGGCAGgaagagacgagcggcttggggagcgtacaagagcatcgaggatgtagtgaagaagaccaggaacacccggctccgtgctcacctcttcaacaccaccgtacttcctgttttgacctatgcttcggaaacctgggcatttcgcaagcaggaagaaaacgcggtgagcgtcattgaacgcgcaattgagagagtgatgctaggagtaccCGTTTcgcgcaagtga
- a CDS encoding hypothetical protein (NECATOR_CHRIII.G12899.T1), with protein MNAILFISLLFVVDVFSYSTTRTPAHFEIGVVGNETFLDSEEAKKSVGMKKHKYGPLFIASAVGAGLGAGLLRTIFG; from the exons ATGAATGcgattctgtttatttctctCCTCTTTGTTGTCGACGTGTTCTCGTACAGCACAACTCGAACTCCGGCGCATTTCGAAATTGGCGTTGTGG GAAATGAAACATTTCTGGATTCTGAGGAAGCAAAGAAGAGTGTTGGaatgaaaaaacacaaatatggCCCGTTATTTA TTGCTTCTGCTGTCGGCGCTG GGCTTGGGGCTGGACTCCTTAGAACTATATTTGGTTAG
- a CDS encoding hypothetical protein (NECATOR_CHRIII.G12900.T1) gives MFVKQSASHSSLLIRTPEETYDNDLFLRSLEINGLSRQQKTCLGGDDQPFDLSRYAFSRRKWKRWGFAAYNSADYVAGKFPMRSLKCLHHHFQDAVVQYWSSTTRTSEHFEIGVVDKHNHFLLYFAKKGKETLLDFKEVRKSVGMKKQKVGPAGALCVVASVGNRTPTTCQFFFVKFDVIKF, from the exons ATGTTTGTGAAACAATCTGCATCGCACAGCTCTCTTCTGATCCGCACTCCAGAAGAGACATACGACAACGACCTCTTTTTGCGTAGTCTAGAAATCAATGGATTGAGTCGACAACAGAAGACATGCCTGGGTGGTGATGACCAGCCCTTTGACCTCTCAAGATATGCTTTTTCGCGACGTAAATGGAAAAGATGGGGATTCGCGGCATATAATAGTGCAGATTATGTGGCTGGCAAGTTCCCTATGCGTTCCCTCAAATGCCTG CATCATCATTTCCAAGATGCAGTTGTGCAGTACTGGAGC AGCACAACTCGAACTTCGGAGCATTTCGAAATTGGCGTTGTGGATAAGCACAATCATTTCCTCCTCTACTTCGCTAAAAAGG gaaaagaaacactTCTTGATTTTAAGGAAGTAAGGAAGAGTGTtggaatgaaaaaacaaaaagttggcCCTGCTGGAGCACTTT GCGTGGTGGCTTCCGTCGGCAATAGGACCCCAACcacttgtcaattttttttcgtcaagtTCGATgttattaaattttga
- a CDS encoding hypothetical protein (NECATOR_CHRIII.G12901.T1) — MHINILLAKRDCKDFNRLQTATARIRLGERRTHVFLVCIINSPLVAASDAKRSRGGNDCAYPQRQFRNAPKFELCSTRTRRQQRGEK, encoded by the exons ATGCACATTAATATTCTCCTAGCAAAAAGAGATTGCAAAGATTTTAACCGTCTCCAGACAGCAACAGCACGAATTCGCTTGGGAGAACGTCGTACGCATGTCTTTTTGGTTTGCATCATCAATTCTCCACTGGTCGCAGCTTCCGATGCGAAG CGAAGTAGAGGAGGAAATGATTGTGCTTATCCACAACGCCAATTTCGAAATGCTCCGAAGTTCGAGTTGTGCTCTACGAGAACACGTCGACAACAAAGAGGagagaaataa
- a CDS encoding hypothetical protein (NECATOR_CHRIII.G12901.T2), with translation MRRFLVRGGTVCGDLHGSQLIERTNGRTDELVNDDAEICELNRITRNASSTTMNFTMGKTATARIRLGERRTHVFLVCIINSPLVAASDAKRSRGGNDCAYPQRQFRNAPKFELCSTRTRRQQRGEK, from the exons ATGAGGCGGTTCCTTGTTCGTGGTGGTACTGTATGTGG AGACTTACACGGATCTCAGCTGATCGAGCGAACGAACGGACGAACGGACGAACTCGTGAACGATGATGCTGAAATTTGTGAATT GAATCGTATCACCCGAAATGCCAGCTCGACCACCATGAACTTCACGATGGGCAAA ACAGCAACAGCACGAATTCGCTTGGGAGAACGTCGTACGCATGTCTTTTTGGTTTGCATCATCAATTCTCCACTGGTCGCAGCTTCCGATGCGAAG CGAAGTAGAGGAGGAAATGATTGTGCTTATCCACAACGCCAATTTCGAAATGCTCCGAAGTTCGAGTTGTGCTCTACGAGAACACGTCGACAACAAAGAGGagagaaataa
- a CDS encoding hypothetical protein (NECATOR_CHRIII.G12902.T1) yields the protein MPVPLGAISTGLGLVLYFWLLIFLDGLLARLMGTTKGHIHYSREDRYNAEILSESAALLPNPLPTTALASEIDSTQDD from the exons ATGCCTGTCCCCTTAGGAGCCATTTCT ACTGGACTTGGCTTAGTACTTTACTTCTGGCTACTTATATTTCTGGATGGTCTACTTGCCCGACTGATGGGCACAACGAAAGGACACATTCACTATTCGCGTGAAGATCGT TATAATGCTGAAATTCTCAGCGAGAGCGCAGCTTTATTACCGAATCCTCTTCCTACTACTGCACTTGCATCGGAAATTGATTCCACTCAGGATGACTAG
- a CDS encoding hypothetical protein (NECATOR_CHRIII.G12903.T1): MIKRSFISLLAAAIVSISGASSSRFLSKELLTGKMGLLSPPGNSDFEGCMDNTFDNAQIAFNIKLGIDPTLTWKNATELAEQVHVLIDKSVDSFVQVCNARQLYAFKLGYTYPFCVNRFYLLNRDATDFNDAVFYVHIFKHLEFICSTGFDVFQQNLPCIVNAEHTGGTVYQACYYKFQQIVQNNPYRYCEPVGLSVRRSESDSPTIARDSLADQQLI, from the exons atgatcAAACGGTCATTTATTTCGCTATTAGCGGCAGCAATCGTCAGCATTAGTGGTGCTTCTTCATCTCGATTCCTCTCGAAGGAACTCCTAACAGGCAAAATGGGCCTGTTATCACCACCGGGGAATTCTGATTTTGAAGGTTGCATGGATAACACATTCGACAATGCACAA ATAGCTTTCAACATCAAACTCGGCATAGATCCTACACTAACGTGGAAGAACGCTACGGAATTGGCAGAGCAGGTGCACGTGCTTATCGATAAGAGTGTGGATAGTTTTGTACAAGTATGCAA CGCTCGACAACTCTACGCTTTCAAACTTGGCTACACATATCCGTTTTGCGTGAATCGTTTCTATCTTCTGAATCGGGACGCGACGGATTTCAATGATGCGGTCTTCTATGTGCACATCTTTAAACACCTTGAATTCATCTGCAGCACTGGATTCGATG TTTTCCAACAAAATCTTCCATGTATTGTTAATGCGGAGCACACCGGTGGTACTGTATATCAAGCGTGTTACTACAAATTCCAGCAGATAGTTCAAAACAATCCGTATAGATACTGCGA aCCGGTTGGACTCAGTGTGAGAAGGAGCGAATCGGATTCGCCTACGATTGCCCGGGACTCTCTTGCTGATCAGCAGTTGATCTGA
- a CDS encoding hypothetical protein (NECATOR_CHRIII.G12903.T2), translating to MGLLSPPGNSDFEGCMDNTFDNAQIAFNIKLGIDPTLTWKNATELAEQVHVLIDKSVDSFVQVCNARQLYAFKLGYTYPFCVNRFYLLNRDATDFNDAVFYVHIFKHLEFICSTGFDVFQQNLPCIVNAEHTGGTVYQACYYKFQQIVQNNPYRYCEPVGLSVRRSESDSPTIARDSLADQQLI from the exons ATGGGCCTGTTATCACCACCGGGGAATTCTGATTTTGAAGGTTGCATGGATAACACATTCGACAATGCACAA ATAGCTTTCAACATCAAACTCGGCATAGATCCTACACTAACGTGGAAGAACGCTACGGAATTGGCAGAGCAGGTGCACGTGCTTATCGATAAGAGTGTGGATAGTTTTGTACAAGTATGCAA CGCTCGACAACTCTACGCTTTCAAACTTGGCTACACATATCCGTTTTGCGTGAATCGTTTCTATCTTCTGAATCGGGACGCGACGGATTTCAATGATGCGGTCTTCTATGTGCACATCTTTAAACACCTTGAATTCATCTGCAGCACTGGATTCGATG TTTTCCAACAAAATCTTCCATGTATTGTTAATGCGGAGCACACCGGTGGTACTGTATATCAAGCGTGTTACTACAAATTCCAGCAGATAGTTCAAAACAATCCGTATAGATACTGCGA aCCGGTTGGACTCAGTGTGAGAAGGAGCGAATCGGATTCGCCTACGATTGCCCGGGACTCTCTTGCTGATCAGCAGTTGATCTGA
- a CDS encoding hypothetical protein (NECATOR_CHRIII.G12904.T2), protein MHLFRFQMIQLKRDSPSPAECASEAKKLKGNVELPVTETADIENSTSIDGKSTSANSTNDPSSCSTTTTHENNQREKDLRRERGEMLLKLFREHPQLTDTATARKAEKNLERAQLWEEITRQINDAFSCRLETLSVEKTKKLLTYYKKKDDGSYDKIKAHNQSSFDEYQTDGDFDSTDPPSRCESVVSEHGGFEGDASTTAHATVSTEAEQHLRRFIVSLGSSSCDLSAAKSESPPSTILPDTAYNLKKERHDFVVATADHYLERMCFDSSSRSAQVNAERHNMWVKITHLTNEKYGSLLNPLGVEQTKKLFSNCKRRRRLRVDKGGEDWPLLPLSSTTESVSSEPDSAATNNTSSVASTLDSFIARDDSSSGHHLQYLMHGLDLSVEIRELRRQLAESEAEVARLQRIIVEQANDYRSRISSLVDFFKAAADKKVAEDIRSYLGVT, encoded by the exons ATGCACCTTTTCAG ATTTCAGATGATTCAATTGAAACGAGATTCACCTTCGCCTGCTGAATGTGCttcagaagcgaagaaactcAAAGGAAATGTTGAGTTACCTGTCACTGA AACTGCTGACATCGAAAATTCTACGTCTATTGATGGGAAGTCTACTTCAGCAAATTCCACAAATGATCCGTCGTCCTGTTCCACAACTAC gaCTCATGAGAATAATCAGCGTGAGAAAGATCTCAGGCGAGAACGTGGAGAAATGCTTCTCAAACTATTCCGGGAGCACCCACAGCTCACT GATACAGCTACTGCCAGAAAAGCtgagaaaaatctagaaagaGCACAATTGTGGGAGGAGATAACACGTCAG ATCAATGATGCCTTCAGCTGCAGGCTCGAAACATTATCTGTTGAAAAGACGAAGAAACTGCTTACTTactataaaaagaaagatgatgGGAGTTATGACAAAAT taAAGCACACAATCAGAGTTCTTTCGATGAATACCAGACAGATGGCGATTTTGATTCCACAGATCCACCATCCAGATGCGAATCAGTTGTAAGCGAACACGGAGGGTTTGAGGGTGATGCCTCTACGACCGCCCATGCAACTGTTAGCACTGAAGCTGAACAACATCTGCGAAGATTTATTGT ATCGCTTGGCTCGTCTTCCTGTGACTTGTCCGCAGCGAAGTCGGAATCGCCTCCCTCAACTATCCTTCCTGATACAGCCTACAACCTGAAGAAGGAGCGTCATGATTTCGTCGTAGCAACGGCGGACCATTACCTGGAGAGGATGTGTTTTGACAGTTCGTCAAG ATCAGCACAAGTTAATGCGGAGAGGCACAATATGTGGGTGAAGATCACTCATCTTACTAATGAGAAATATGGAAGTCTGTTGAATCCGCTTGGTGTTGAACAAACAAAGAAGCTGTTCTCAAACTGCAAACGACGTCGTAGACTGCGCGTGGATAa AGGTGGTGAAGACTGGCCATTATTACCGCTCTCAAGCACCACAGAATCCGTGTCATCGGAACCCGATAGTGCTGCTACCAACAACACCAGCAGCGTTGCATCGACTCTTGACAGCTTTATCGCTCGTGATG ACAGTTCCTCTGGTCATCACCTTCAGTATCTAATGCATGGACTTGACCTCAGCGTTGAAATCAGGGAACTGAGACGCCAGCTAGCCGAAAGCGAAGCTGAGGTGGCTCGTCTCCAACGCATAATCGTTGAG CAAGCAAATGACTACCGATCTCGCATCAGTTCccttgttgattttttcaaagcggCTGCTGACAAAAAGGTTGCTGAAGATATCCGAAGTTATTTGGGCGTAACATAA
- a CDS encoding hypothetical protein (NECATOR_CHRIII.G12904.T1), with protein sequence MIQLKRDSPSPAECASEAKKLKGNVELPVTETADIENSTSIDGKSTSANSTNDPSSCSTTTTHENNQREKDLRRERGEMLLKLFREHPQLTDTATARKAEKNLERAQLWEEITRQINDAFSCRLETLSVEKTKKLLTYYKKKDDGSYDKIKAHNQSSFDEYQTDGDFDSTDPPSRCESVVSEHGGFEGDASTTAHATVSTEAEQHLRRFIVSLGSSSCDLSAAKSESPPSTILPDTAYNLKKERHDFVVATADHYLERMCFDSSSRSAQVNAERHNMWVKITHLTNEKYGSLLNPLGVEQTKKLFSNCKRRRRLRVDKGGEDWPLLPLSSTTESVSSEPDSAATNNTSSVASTLDSFIARDDSSSGHHLQYLMHGLDLSVEIRELRRQLAESEAEVARLQRIIVEQANDYRSRISSLVDFFKAAADKKVAEDIRSYLGVT encoded by the exons ATGATTCAATTGAAACGAGATTCACCTTCGCCTGCTGAATGTGCttcagaagcgaagaaactcAAAGGAAATGTTGAGTTACCTGTCACTGA AACTGCTGACATCGAAAATTCTACGTCTATTGATGGGAAGTCTACTTCAGCAAATTCCACAAATGATCCGTCGTCCTGTTCCACAACTAC gaCTCATGAGAATAATCAGCGTGAGAAAGATCTCAGGCGAGAACGTGGAGAAATGCTTCTCAAACTATTCCGGGAGCACCCACAGCTCACT GATACAGCTACTGCCAGAAAAGCtgagaaaaatctagaaagaGCACAATTGTGGGAGGAGATAACACGTCAG ATCAATGATGCCTTCAGCTGCAGGCTCGAAACATTATCTGTTGAAAAGACGAAGAAACTGCTTACTTactataaaaagaaagatgatgGGAGTTATGACAAAAT taAAGCACACAATCAGAGTTCTTTCGATGAATACCAGACAGATGGCGATTTTGATTCCACAGATCCACCATCCAGATGCGAATCAGTTGTAAGCGAACACGGAGGGTTTGAGGGTGATGCCTCTACGACCGCCCATGCAACTGTTAGCACTGAAGCTGAACAACATCTGCGAAGATTTATTGT ATCGCTTGGCTCGTCTTCCTGTGACTTGTCCGCAGCGAAGTCGGAATCGCCTCCCTCAACTATCCTTCCTGATACAGCCTACAACCTGAAGAAGGAGCGTCATGATTTCGTCGTAGCAACGGCGGACCATTACCTGGAGAGGATGTGTTTTGACAGTTCGTCAAG ATCAGCACAAGTTAATGCGGAGAGGCACAATATGTGGGTGAAGATCACTCATCTTACTAATGAGAAATATGGAAGTCTGTTGAATCCGCTTGGTGTTGAACAAACAAAGAAGCTGTTCTCAAACTGCAAACGACGTCGTAGACTGCGCGTGGATAa AGGTGGTGAAGACTGGCCATTATTACCGCTCTCAAGCACCACAGAATCCGTGTCATCGGAACCCGATAGTGCTGCTACCAACAACACCAGCAGCGTTGCATCGACTCTTGACAGCTTTATCGCTCGTGATG ACAGTTCCTCTGGTCATCACCTTCAGTATCTAATGCATGGACTTGACCTCAGCGTTGAAATCAGGGAACTGAGACGCCAGCTAGCCGAAAGCGAAGCTGAGGTGGCTCGTCTCCAACGCATAATCGTTGAG CAAGCAAATGACTACCGATCTCGCATCAGTTCccttgttgattttttcaaagcggCTGCTGACAAAAAGGTTGCTGAAGATATCCGAAGTTATTTGGGCGTAACATAA